In Juglans microcarpa x Juglans regia isolate MS1-56 chromosome 4S, Jm3101_v1.0, whole genome shotgun sequence, a single window of DNA contains:
- the LOC121262911 gene encoding LOW QUALITY PROTEIN: T-complex protein 1 subunit beta-like (The sequence of the model RefSeq protein was modified relative to this genomic sequence to represent the inferred CDS: inserted 1 base in 1 codon), whose amino-acid sequence MAIDRIFKDEASEEKGERARMASFIGAMAIADLVKTTLGPKGMDKILQSTGRGREVTVTNDGATILKSLHIDNPAAKVLVDISKVQDDEVGDGTTSVVVLAGELLREAEKLVAAKIHPMTIISGYRMAAECARNALLHKVIDNKEDAEKFKSDLMKIAMTTLSSKILSQDKEHFAKLAVDAVIRLKGSTNLESIQIIKKPGGSLKESFLDEGFILDKKIGIGQPKRIENAKILVSNTAMDTDKVKIYGARVRVDSMSRVAEIETAEKEKMKEKVQKIIAHGINCFVNRQLIYNFPEELFADAGILAIEHADFDGXERLALVTGGEIASTFDNPESVKLGHCKLIEEIMIGEDKLIHFSGVKLGEACTIVLRGASHHVLDEAERSLHDALCVLSQTVNDSRVLLGGGWPEMVMAKDVDELARKTPGKKSHAIEAFSRALVAIPTIIADNAGLDSAELVAQLRAEHQKEGCTAGIDVISGSVGDVAQLGISESFKVKQAILLSATEAAEMILRVDEIITCAPRKRENRM is encoded by the exons ATGGCG ATCGATAGAATTTTTAAAGATGAAGCTAGTGAAGAAAAGGGGGAGCGTGCCAGAATG gcATCGTTTATTGGTGCAATGGCAATTGCTGACCTGGTCAAGACAACCTTGGGGCCAAAGGGGATG GATAAAATTTTACAATCGACAGGTAGGGGACGTGAAGTCACGGTCACAAACGATGGTGCCACCATCTTAAAGTCCCTTCATATTGATAATCCAGCTGCTAAAGTTCTTGTTG ACATTTCAAAAGTTCAAGATGATGAAGTTGGTGACGGGACAACCTCTGTTGTTGTCTTGGCTGGGGAACTTCTGAGGGAGGCAGAAAAGCTTGTTGCAGCAAAGATACACCCAATGACCATTATATCAG GTTATCGAATGGCAGCAGAATGTGCACGAAATGCTTTGTTGCATAAAGTCATCGATAATAAGGAGGACGCTG AGAAATTCAAGTCAGACTTGATGAAGATTGCGATGACTACTTTGAGTTCCAAGATACTCTCACAGGATAAAGAACATTTCGCAAAACTGGCTGTGGATGCTGTTATAAGGCTCAAG GGAAGCACGAACTTAGAGTCTATACAAATCATTAAGAAGCCCGGAGGATCTCTAAAGGAATCCTTTTTAGATGAAGG ATTTATTCTTGACAAGAAAATCGGTATTGGACAACCAAAACGCATAGAAAATGCAAAGATTTTGGTGTCAAACACCGCGATGGACACAGATAAAGTGAAGATATATGGGGCACGAGTCCGTGTTGATTCAATGTCTAGGGTTGCTGAGATTGAAACAGCTGAGAAggaaaagatgaaagaaaaagtgcAAAAGATCATAGCTCATGGCATCAACTGCTTTGTCAACAGACAgttaatttacaattttccTGAAGAACTCTTTGCTGATGCGGGCATACTCGCTATTGAGCATGCAGATTTTGATG TTGAGCGCCTTGCTCTAGTTACCGGTGGTGAAATTGCATCAACATTTGACAATCCAGAATCAGTTAAGCTTGGACACTGCAAGCTCATTGAGGAAATCATGATTGGCGAGGACAAGTTGATCCACTTTTCTGGTGTCAAACTGGGTGAGGCTTGCACAATTGTACTGAGAGGTGCAAG CCACCATGTACTTGACGAGGCTGAAAGGTCTCTGCATGATGCCTTGTGTGTGCTGTCGCAGACTGTCAATGACAGTAGGGTTTTGCTTGGAGGTGGGTGGCCTGAGATGGTGATGGCAAAGGATGTGGATGAGCTGGCGCGGAAGACTCCTGGGAAGAAGTCTCATGCTATCGAAGCTTTTTCACGGGCACTTGTGGCCATTCCAACAATCATTGCTGACAATGCTGGTTTGGACAGTGCTGAGTTGGTTGCCCAGCTCCGTGCTGAGCACCAGAAGGAGGGATGCACTGCAGGGATTGATGTCATCTCTGGATCT GTAGGAGATGTGGCACAGCTGGGAATCTCTGAATCATTCAAAGTAAAGCAGGCCATATTGCTCTCTGCCACAGAGGCTGCTGAGATGATTCTCCGAGTTGATGAAATCATCACATGCGCTCCACGGAAGAGAGAGAATAGAATGTGA
- the LOC121262897 gene encoding L-ascorbate oxidase homolog yields the protein MPLNLAGGSALFSAMLCVAVSLLFLSLAGAEDPYKFFNWNITYGDIYPLGVRQQGILINGQFPGPDIHSVTNDNLIINVFNNLNESFLLSWNGIQNRRNSFEDGVYGTTCPIPPGKNFTYILQVKDQIGSYYYFPSLAFHKAAGGFGGIRILSRPRIPVPFPDPAGDYTVLIGDWYKSNYTALKAILDRGKKLPFPDGILINGRGPGGVSFNVEQGKTYRLRISNVGLQNSLNFRIQGHKMKLVEVEGTHTLQVTYSSLDVHVGQSYSVLVTADQPAQDYYIVVSSRFTSTILTTTGILRYSNSAGKVSGPPPGGPTIQIDWSLNQARSIRTNLTASGPRPNPQGSYHYGLINTTKTIRLQSSAGQVNGKQRYAVNSVSFVPADTPLKLADYFKLGVFRVGSISSVPTGGGIYLDTSVMGVDYRAFIEIVFENPEDIIQSWHLSGYSFWVVGMDGGQWTPASRNQYNLRDAVARCTTQVYPKSWTAIYVALDNVGMWNLRSEFWARQYLGQQLYLRVYTDSTSLRDEYPIPKNALLCGKAAGRHTRPL from the exons ATGCCGCTAAACTTGGCGGGAGGAAGTGCACTGTTCAGTGCCATGCTATGTGTCGCGGTTTCTCTCCTCTTCCTTTCCCTCGCTGGGGCCGAAGATCCCTACAAGTTCTTCAACTGGAACATCACTTACGGTGACATTTACCCACTCGGCGTTCGCCAACAG GGAATCCTCATCAATGGACAATTCCCAGGCCCTGATATTCACTCCGTCACCAATGACAACCTCATTATCAACGTGTTCAACAACTTGAACGAGTCCTTCCTCCTCTCCTG GAATGGAATTCAGAACAGGAGGAATTCGTTTGAGGATGGTGTATACGGAACAACATGCCCAATACCCCCTGGGAAGAACTTCACCTACATTCTCCAAGTCAAGGATCAGATTGGGAGTTATTACTACTTCCCTTCCCTCGCATTCCACAAGGCTGCCGGTGGGTTTGGAGGTATCAGAATCCTTAGCAGGCCACGAATCCCTGTCCCCTTCCCTGACCCCGCCGGCGATTACACTGTTCTTATCGGAGATTGGTACAAGTCCAATTACACG GCCTTGAAGGCTATTCTAGATCGCGGTAAGAAGCTGCCTTTTCCTGATGGAATCCTTATCAACGGTCGCGGACCCGGTGGTGTTTCTTTCAATGTAGAACAAG GAAAAACCTATAGGCTTAGAATATCAAATGTTGGGTTGCAAAACTCCCTCAACTTCCGCATTCAGGGCCACAAGATGAAGTTGGTGGAAGTAGAAGGAACTCACACTCTTCAAGTTACCTACTCCTCGCTTGATGTTCATGTTGGTCAATCTTACTCTGTTCTAGTCACTGCCGATCAGCCTGCACAAGACTATTACATTGTGGTTTCCTCTCGGTTCACCTCTACTATACTCACAACCACCGGCATTCTTCGTTACAGCAACTCCGCCGGCAAAGTCTCAGGCCCACCCCCTGGTGGACCTACCATTCAAATTGACTGGTCTCTGAACCAGGCCCGCTCTATCAG GACTAATCTGACTGCAAGTGGACCAAGGCCGAACCCACAAGGCTCGTATCACTATGGTCTAATCAACACAACCAAGACCATCAGGCTACAAAGCTCCGCCGGTCAAGTCAACGGCAAACAAAGATATGCGGTAAACAGTGTATCATTTGTCCCAGCAGACACTCCCTTGAAGCTTGCTGATTACTTCAAACTTGGAGTTTTCCGTGTTGGGAGTATATCCAGCGTTCCTACAggtggtggaatttaccttGACACATCAGTGATGGGTGTTGACTACAGAGCATTTATCGAGATTGTATTTGAAAACCCTGAGGATATAATTCAAAGCTGGCACCTTAGTGGCTATTCTTTCTGGGTGGTTGG TATGGATGGAGGGCAGTGGACTCCAGCTAGTAGAAACCAATACAATCTCCGAGATGCAGTTGCACGTTGCACCACTCAG GTATATCCCAAGTCATGGACTGCTATATATGTGGCGCTTGATAATGTAGGAATGTGGAACTTGAGATCCGAGTTCTGGGCACGACAATATCTCGGACAACAGCTTTATTTGCGGGTTTATACTGACTCAACTTCACTCAGAGATGAATACCCCATTCCAAAGAATGCACTTCTTTGTGGAAAAGCTGCAGGCCGACACACACGGCCTCTCTAA
- the LOC121263050 gene encoding enoyl-CoA hydratase 2, peroxisomal translates to MADSSEFDPQSILSHKYPDTTYTYTERDVVLYALGVGACGRDAVDGDELKYIYHENGQQFVQVLPTFAALFSLASAPNGFDLPGLQYDPRLLLHGQQYIELHRPFPSSGCIHNKVSLAGLHDKGKAAIIEIETKSYEKDSGELLCINRMTGFLRGAGGFSKSSQPYSYSSYSSNKVLSVKIPKSQPFAVFEDCTQPSQALLYRLSGDYNPLHSDPMVAKVAGFSRPILHGLCTLGFSVRAIIKCICGGDPNLVKSISARFLLHVYPGETLITEMWLEGLRVIYQAKVKERNRTVLSGYVDIHRLSSAL, encoded by the exons ATGGCCGACTCTTCAGAGTTTGATCCTCAATCTATTCTTTCTCACAAATACCCTGAT ACCACATACACCTATACCGAAAG AGATGTTGTGCTCTATGCGTTGGGTGTAGGAGCTTGCGGACGGGACGCCGTGGATGGGGACgaacttaaatatatttaccATGAAAATGGGCAACAATTTGTCCAG GTCTTGCCAACATTTGCCGCTCTGTTTTCGCTTGCATCCGCGCCAAATGGTTTCGATCTGCCGGGGTTGCA ATACGACCCACGGCTTCTGTTGCACGGACAACAATACATAGAATTACACAGGCCGTTTCCATCAAGTGGTTGT ATACACAATAAAGTCAGTCTTGCAGGATTGCATGATAAAG GCAAAGCAGCTATTATTGAGATCGAGACAAAAAGCTATGAGAAAGATTCTGGTGAATTATTATGCATAAACCG GATGACAGGTTTTCTGCGGGGTGCTGGTGGCTTCTCAAAATCATCTCAGCCATATTCCTACTCAAGCTATTCATCCAACAAGGTTTTGAGTGTGAAAATCCCAAAAAGTCAACCATTTGCAGTGTTTGAGGATTGTACCCAACCATCTCAG GCATTGCTGTATAGGCTCTCTGGTGATTATAATCCTTTGCATTCAGATCCTATGGTTGCAAAAGTTGCTGG ATTCTCGCGACCAATATTGCATGGGTTGTGCACACTCGGGTTTTCAGTTCGGGCAATCATTAAGTGTATCTGCGGAGGAGATCCAAACTTGGTCAAAAGCATATCAGCACGGTTCCTTTTACATGTGTACCCTGGTGAAACTTTGATCACTGAGATGTGGCTCGAAGGCTTAAG GGTTATATACCAGGCGAAGGTGAAAGAACGAAACCGGACAGTGCTATCTGGCTATGTGGATATCCATCGTTTAAGTTCAGCATTATGA
- the LOC121262912 gene encoding rop guanine nucleotide exchange factor 1-like: MGSVSSEDGFDQLSERFESYSLSADIGDSETSSSLTSSPLAGPDFVDNPGFPAPVPVLLPVVGGRHVVIPAKRTEKPVAELSEVELMKERFAKLLLGEDMSGGGKGVCTALAISNAITNLSATVFGELWKLEPLAPQKKSMWHREMGWLLCVSDSIVELIPSVQEIPGGGTFEVMVTRPRSDLYVNLPALKKLDAMLHGILDGFHDSEFYYVDRGIIVAGSDDIEAYNLSRSPVRPSVRQEEKWWLPFPKVPPNGLSQGVRKKLQHSRECTTQILKAAMAINSSVLAEMEIPISYLESLPKSGKAHLGKILYRYITAEKFSPESLLDYLEFSSEYTTLHIANRIEAAVHIWRRKNLERHPIHATAGKSTWGGKVKGFVGDIEKTKLLASRAETLLQNLRLRFPGLPQTALDMSKIQYNKDVGQSILESYSRVMESLAFNIMARIDDLLYVDDATKQRAAAATVAADSTSLYEQARFGCALPKQKWMMSQSPFSIQHLPCASPFTIPAFHSSQIDESPGGRTHHAVKN; this comes from the exons ATGGGGAGCGTTTCGTCCGAAGATGGGTTCGACCAATTGAGCGAGCGGTTCGAGAGCTACAGTTTGAGTGCGGACATCGGCGACTCGGAGACCTCTAGTTCTTTGACGTCTTCGCCGCTTGCCGGACCCGACTTCGTCGACAATCCCGGTTTCCCGGCGCCGGTGCCCGTGTTGTTGCCTGTGGTCGGGGGTAGACACGTCGTGATTCCGGCTAAGAGGACTGAGAAACCGGTGGCGGAGTTATCCG AGGTTGAGTTGATGAAAGAGCGGTTTGCTAAGCTTCTACTTGGAGAAGATATGTCTGGTGGAGGGAAGGGAGTTTGTACCGCTCTTGCTATCTCCAATGCCATCACAAACCTTTCCG CTACTGTGTTTGGGGAGCTGTGGAAGCTGGAGCCATTGGCTCCTCAGAAGAAATCAATGTGGCATCGAGAAATGGGATGGCTTTTATGCGTGAGTGACTCTATTGTAGAACTCATTCCATCTGTGCAAGAAATCCCCGGAGGTGGCACCTTTGAGGTCATGGTGACTCGGCCTCGGTCGGATTTATATGTGAACCTCCCAGCACTCAAAAAATTAGATGCAATGTTGCATGGAATTCTAGATGGGTTTCACGATTCAGAGTTCTATTACGTTGATCGTGGGATAATTGTTGCTGGCAGTGATGACATAGAAGCATATAATTTGTCTAGATCCCCAGTAAGACCTTCAGTTAGGCAGGAAGAGAAATGGTGGCTCCCCTTCCCGAAGGTCCCACCAAATGGTTTGTCTCAAGGTGTGAGGAAAAAATTGCAGCACTCCAGGGAATGCACAACTCAGATCCTTAAGGCTGCCATGGCAATTAATAGCAGTGTGTTGGCTGAGATGGAAATCCCAATTTCTTACTTGGAGAGCTTGCCCAAG AGTGGAAAAGCTCATTTAGGCAAAATCTTATACCGTTACATTACTGCCGAGAAATTCTCCCCAGAGTCTCTCCTTGACTACTTAGAGTTTTCATCAGAGTACACAACTCTGCATATAGCAAACAGGATAGAGGCTGCTGTGCACATTTGGAGGCGGAAGAATCTGGAAAGGCATCCAATTCATGCAACAGCTGGGAAGTCAACATGGGGTGGCAAGGTTAAGGGTTTCGTCGGTGACATAGAAAAGACTAAGCTTCTAGCAAGTAGGGCTGAGACCCTCTTACAGAATTTAAGGCTAAGGTTCCCTGGTCTCCCACAGACTGCTTTGGATATGAGCAAGATTCAGTATAACAAG GATGTTGGGCAGTCGATCCTTGAGAGCTATTCTAGAGTGATGGAAAGCTTAGCCTTTAACATAATGGCAAGAATTGATGATCTTCTATATGTAGATGATGCCACTAAGCAACGTGCTGCAGCAGCAACAGTCGCAGCAGACTCAACATCACTGTATGAACAGGCAAGGTTTGGTTGTGCTCTTCCGAAACAGAAGTGGATGATGTCACAGAGCCCCTTCTCAATTCAACACTTGCCCTGTGCTTCTCCATTCACAATACCGGCATTCCATTCTAGTCAAATAGATGAAAGCCCTGGTGGAAGGACACATCATGCAGTAAAGAATTGA
- the LOC121263167 gene encoding uncharacterized protein LOC121263167: MAKIVRIHKPLVRSPKLIFHLTNASTSCGLEAHSRFEASRSEPADALSSMASSAPPSSGPGVQNPRRPMGLLANAMKRKDSFIQFFAMTGILLLSIRSLGQKYRIHDLQEDTSALIEERDTLTERMKNIKHDLLHEASLDPTGFLSSRLRLLFGEED, encoded by the coding sequence ATGGCTAAGATAGTTAGAATCCACAAGCCATTGGTCCGAAGCCCAAAACTTATTTTCCACTTAACCAACGCCTCAACAAGTTGCGGACTCGAAGCTCACAGCCGATTCGAAGCATCCCGTTCTGAACCGGCCGACGCTCTCTCCTCCATGGCTTCCTCAGCACCACCCAGCTCAGGTCCAGGCGTCCAAAACCCTAGGCGACCGATGGGGCTTTTAGCGAACGCAATGAAGCGCAAAGACAGCTTTATACAGTTCTTCGCTATGACGGGGATTTTGCTCCTGAGCATTAGATCCTTGGGCCAGAAGTACCGCATCCACGACCTCCAAGAGGACACGTCTGCTCTCATAGAGGAGCGAGACACCCTCACCGAGCGCATGAAGAACATCAAGCACGACCTCCTACACGAGGCCTCTCTCGATCCCACCGGTTTCCTCTCCTCTAGGCTTCGGCTTCTATTCGGCGAGGAGGATTGA
- the LOC121262853 gene encoding prolyl endopeptidase-like, with amino-acid sequence MGSIGALEEHLQYPIARRDESVVDDYHGVKVSDPYRWLEDPDAEEVKEFVQKQVKLTESLLEKCETREKLRESITKLFDHPRYEAPFRRGDKYFYFHNTGLQAQNVLYVQDSLDGKPEVLLDPNSLSEDGTVSLNTLSVSEDAKYLAYGLSTSGSDWVTIKLTRVEDKKVEADTLSWVKFSSISWTHDSKGFFYSRYPAPKEGEGIDAGTETNSNLYHELYYHFLGTDQSEDILCWRDSENPKYLFGAGVTDDGKYVLLHIEEGCDPVNKFYYCDLSALPNGLAGMKGKNDLLPFIKLIDEFDAQYVAIANDDTLFTFHTNKDAPKYKLVRVDLKEPTVWTDVIQEAKNDVLESACAVNGNQMIVCYLSDVKYVLQIRDLKSGSLLHQLPIDIGTVVGISARREDNVVFIGFTSFLTPGIVYQCNLGTEVPERKIFREIVVPGFDRSEFHVKQVFVPSKDGTKIPMFIVARKNILLDGSHPCLLYGYGGFNISLTPSFSVGRIVLTRHLGVVFCIANIRGGGEYGEEWHKAGALARKQNCFDDFISAAEYLTSAGYTQPKKLCIEGGSNGGLLIGACINQRPDLFGCALAHVGVMDMLRFHKFTIGHAWTSDYGCSDKEEEFHWLIKYSPLHNVRRHWEEHPDQTCQYPSTMLLTADHDDRVVPLHSLKLLATMQYVLCTSLKNSPQTNPIIGRIECKAGHGAGRPTQKLIDEAADRYGFMAKMLDATWID; translated from the exons ATGGGTTCGATTGGTGCCCTAGAAGAGCATTTGCAGTACCCGATTGCTCGCAGAGACGAGTCCGTCGTCGACGACTATCACGGCGTTAAGGTCTCCGACCCCTATAGATG GCTTGAGGATCCGGACGCCGAGGAAGTGAAAGAATTTGTGCAGAAGCAGGTGAAATTGACCGAGTCGCTGCTTGAGAAATGCGAGACGAGAGAGAAGCTTCGAGAGAGCATCACGAAGCTCTTCGATCACCCGCGTTACGAAGCGCCTTTCAGGCGAGGGGACAAATACTTTTACTTCCACAACACCGGGCTTCAAGCCCAAAACGTCCTCTACGTGCAG GATAGCTTGGATGGAAAACCTGAGGTTTTGCTGGATCCAAATTCGCTTAGTGAAGATGGAACTGTCTCTTTGAACACGCTTTCGGTCAGTGAAGACGCCAAGTACTTGGCTTACGGGCTTAGCACTAGTGGTAGCGATTGGGTGACGATCAAATTAACACGGGTGGAGGACAAAAAGGTTGAAGCTGATACTTTATCATGG GTTAAGTTTTCGTCTATTAGTTGGACTCATGACAGCAAAGGGTTTTTCTACAGTCGATATCCTGCTCCCAA AGAGGGAGAAGGTATAGATGCTGGAACGGAGACCAATTCTAATCTTTACCATGAGCTATACTATCATTTCTTGGGTACGGATCAATCTGAAGATATTTTATGCTGGAGAGATTCTGAAAACCCTAAATACTTGTTCGGAGCTGGTGTTACAGATGATGGGAAG TATGTTCTTTTGCACATTGAGGAGGGTTGTGACCCTGTCAACAAGTTTTATTACTGTGACTTGTCTGCACTTCCTAATGGGCTTGCTGGGATGAAGGGGAAAAATGATCTACTCCCATTTATTAAGCTTATTGATGAATTTGACGCGCAGTATGTTGCCATTGCAAATGATGACACTCTATTTACCTTTCATACAAATAAAGATGCTCCAAAGTATAAGTTAGTCCGAGTTGATCTTAAGGAACCAACTGTTTGGACTGATGTTATCCAAGAGGCCAAAAATGATGTACTTGAATCGGCTTGTGCTGTTAATGGTAACCAGATGATTGTGTGTTACCTGAGTGATGTCAAGTATGTTCTGCAGATAAGGGACTTGAAATCAGGTTCCTTGCTACATCAATTACCCATTGATATTGGGACAGTTGTAGGGATTTCTGCAAGGCGTGAAGacaatgttgtttttattgggtTCACTAGCTTTCTTACACCTGGTATTGTTTATCAGTGTAATCTAGGAACTGAGGTTCCTGAGAGGAAGATATTTCGTGAAATTGTTGTTCCTGGGTTTGATCGCTCAGAGTTCCATGTCAAGCAG GTTTTTGTGCCCAGTAAGGATGGTACCAAGATACCGATGTTCATTGTGGCAAGAAAGAATATTCTTTTGGATGGATCACACCCATGTTTGTTATATGGTTATGGTGGATTTAACATTAGTCTCACACCATCATTTAGTGTTGGTCGAATTGTGCTCACAAGGCATCTAGGTGTTGTTTTTTGCATAGCAAACATTCGTGGTGGTGGAGAATATGGAGAGGAATGGCATAAAGCAGGCGCACTTGCAAGAAAGCAGAATTGCTTTGATGATTTCATTTCTGCTGCTGAATACCTTACATCTGCTGGTTATACCCAGCCCAAAAAGTTGTGTATTGAAGGTGGAAGCAATGGTGGACTTCTTATTGGGGCTTGCATAAATCAG AGACCGGATCTTTTTGGTTGTGCTTTGGCTCATGTTGGTGTTATGGACATGCTGCGATTCCATAAGTTTACCATAG GCCATGCATGGACTTCTGATTATGGCTGTTCAGACAAGGAGGAAGAGTTCCATTGGCTAATCAA gtATTCTCCACTGCATAATGTGAGGAGACATTGGGAAGAGCATCCAGATCAAACCTGCCAGTACCCATCCACAATGTTGTTGACTGCCGATCATGATGATAGGGTTGTGCCATTGCACTCATTGAAGTTATTGGCG ACTATGCAATACGTTCTTTGCACGAGCTTGAAGAACAGCCCCCAGACCAATCCTATTATTGGTCGCATTGAGTGCAAGGCAGGGCATGGAGCTGGACGTCCTACACAGAAATTG ATCGATGAAGCTGCTGATCGGTATGGTTTTATGGCCAAGATGTTGGATGCTACATGGATTGACTAG